A genomic segment from Bufo gargarizans isolate SCDJY-AF-19 unplaced genomic scaffold, ASM1485885v1 original_scaffold_2135_pilon, whole genome shotgun sequence encodes:
- the LOC122924004 gene encoding free fatty acid receptor 2-like encodes MSSVIYTPLVLFVYILAFVTGVPSNLLACHTFLVKVRQKPSPCGLFLLNLTISDLLLLFILPFKIVEAASGMTWPMPYFFCPIVVCVYFCSIYISTLFLTAVSIERYLGVAYPLKYKVSRKTVYAAWICVFIWGFSALHGSVSFIVITILPSNNSQSGQCYQKFSVEQANLLLPFRLEGSIVLFCFPFVITIFCYFKFIRLLLSMPKIGRKRKSRAICLALTTLFNFTLCFAPYNISHIVGFIQNKSPGWRVYALLLTTLNASIDPIIFYYSSTAVQRTFLKFLRGMKTKLCMQDDKEAEVELSQLSGTRTTYNNEVSSI; translated from the coding sequence ATGTCTTCTGTCATTTATACTCCACTCGTCCTCTTCGTCTATATCTTGGCCTTTGTAACAGGAGTGCCTTCCAACCTCTTGGCGTGTCACACCTTCTTGGTCAAGGTTCGCCAGAAGCCATCTCCATGTGGACTGTTCCTACTCAACCTCACCATCTCTGACTTGCTTCTTCTTTTCATCCTTCCTTTTAAGATAGTAGAAGCTGCTTCAGGCATGACTTGGCctatgccatattttttttgccccattGTGGTTTGTGTATATTTTTGCAGCATATATATCAGTACACTCTTCCTAACAGCTGTCAGTATTGAGAGGTATCTCGGAGTTGCTTACCCACTAAAGTACAAAGTCAGCAGGAAAACTGTGTACGCGGCCTGGATCTGTGTGTTCATCTGGGGGTTCAGTGCTCTACATGGCAGTGTCTCCTTCATTGTCATCACCATCTTGCCCAGTAATAACAGTCAATCAGGTCAATGCTATCAAAAATTTTCTGTAGAGCAAGCAAATCTTTTATTGCCTTTCAGGCTAGAAGGAAGCATTGTATTATTCTGTTTTCCATTCGTGATAACCATCTTCTGCTATTTCAAGTTCATTAGATTGCTCTTGTCCATGCCCAAGATAGGAAGGAAGAGGAAGTCCCGAGCAATATGTTTAGCGTTGACCACACTTTTCAATTTCACCCTATGTTTCGCACCATACAATATTTCCCATATTGTTGGGTTCATTCAAAACAAGAGTCCAGGTTGGAGAGTTTACGCTCTACTCTTGACCACACTCAACGCAAGTATCGATCCCATAATATTCTATTACTCCTCTACTGCCGTACAGAGGACATTTCTAAAATTTCTAAGAGGTATGAAGACTAAACTGTGTATGCAAGATGATAAGGAAGCTGAAGTGGAACTCAGCCAGTTAAGTGGGACTCGGACAACATACAACAATGAAGTATCATCCATCTAG